From the genome of Streptacidiphilus rugosus AM-16, one region includes:
- a CDS encoding ATP-binding protein, giving the protein MGTSVFAALLRDRRLSVGLSQDELAARSGVSTRSISALEAGRRRPRMSSVVQLAEALGLDADTRTRWLQAARTPDQDAAAPGPSPAPPLAGPPAGPVVPQQLPSAIRHFTGRAGELKELDALLGDPLPECGAVVISAIAGTAGVGKTSLAVHFAHRVAHRFPDGQLFADLRGFDPVGPPLDAAAVARGFLEALGVPGPRIPADPEGQLALYRSRLAGTRTLIVLDNARAADQVRPLLPGSDRCLVLVTSRNRLAGLVALDGAVPLALDVLPPAEARELLARRLGAEPVLADPAATDELVELCARLPLALSIAAAHAAGHPGVPLHVWTRELRDTRARLDLLSTGESHADVRAVLSWSYRTLAPQAARLFRLLGLHPGPDISAAAAASLAGLPLAQVRPLLDELRRAHLITGADRDRSSFHDLLRAYAAEQAAAFEPPEARAEALRRMLDHYLHTAQSAGSLAYADDASWPALDLGEPAPGTAPELPADRERALAWYREEQPVLEQVVERARQAGFDDHVWQLAAVQVSYLLKSGLWQQWERVSEAALAAAERSGDLAHQAHAHRWLGQVHRSQGRQPQAHRELRSSLDLFAALGDRARQGRTRLDIAITHGEEHAYAEAVAESRRALELFEELGDRTGQALALNGVGWYLTFLGRPREALPWCRRALEFARADRNLPAQSSVLDSVGFIHHHLGEYREALPAYQESLRLRRTVGDYFLQAEILTHIGDTRLALGETGAARRAWTESLDILDRLQHRDADEVRARLDALDRAGSAPEPEPD; this is encoded by the coding sequence GTGGGGACGTCTGTCTTCGCTGCGCTGCTGCGGGATCGACGCCTGTCGGTCGGCTTGAGCCAGGACGAGCTCGCGGCGCGCTCGGGGGTGTCGACGCGGTCTATCAGCGCACTGGAGGCGGGCCGACGCCGGCCGCGGATGTCCTCGGTGGTCCAGCTCGCCGAGGCGCTCGGCCTCGACGCCGACACCCGCACCCGCTGGCTGCAGGCGGCCAGAACACCGGACCAGGACGCGGCCGCGCCGGGCCCGTCCCCGGCGCCGCCCCTGGCCGGACCGCCCGCCGGGCCCGTCGTGCCCCAGCAACTCCCCTCGGCGATACGGCACTTCACCGGGCGGGCCGGGGAGCTCAAGGAGCTCGACGCGCTGCTCGGCGATCCGCTGCCCGAGTGCGGCGCGGTCGTGATCTCGGCGATCGCGGGCACCGCGGGCGTGGGCAAGACCTCGTTGGCCGTCCACTTCGCGCACCGGGTGGCGCACCGCTTCCCCGACGGGCAGCTCTTCGCCGACCTGCGCGGCTTCGACCCGGTCGGCCCTCCGCTCGACGCCGCCGCCGTGGCGCGTGGCTTCCTGGAAGCGCTCGGCGTGCCCGGCCCGCGCATCCCGGCCGACCCCGAGGGTCAACTGGCGCTCTACCGCAGCCGCCTGGCGGGCACCCGGACGCTGATCGTGCTGGACAACGCCCGGGCGGCGGACCAGGTCCGCCCGCTGCTCCCGGGCTCGGACCGCTGCCTGGTGCTGGTCACCAGCAGGAACCGGTTGGCCGGGCTGGTGGCCCTGGACGGAGCCGTGCCGCTGGCCCTCGACGTGCTGCCCCCCGCCGAGGCGCGCGAACTGCTCGCCCGCCGACTGGGCGCGGAGCCCGTACTGGCCGACCCGGCCGCGACCGACGAACTGGTCGAGCTGTGCGCCAGGCTGCCCCTGGCCCTGAGCATCGCCGCCGCGCACGCGGCCGGTCACCCCGGCGTCCCGCTGCACGTCTGGACCCGCGAGCTGCGCGACACCCGGGCCCGGCTCGACCTGCTGTCCACCGGGGAGAGCCACGCAGACGTCAGGGCCGTGCTGTCCTGGTCCTACCGGACCCTGGCCCCGCAGGCGGCGAGGCTCTTCCGTCTGCTCGGCCTGCATCCCGGCCCGGACATCAGTGCGGCGGCGGCCGCGAGCCTGGCCGGGCTGCCGCTCGCCCAGGTCCGCCCCCTGCTGGACGAACTCCGTCGCGCCCACCTGATCACCGGCGCGGACCGCGACCGCTCCTCCTTCCACGACCTGCTGCGCGCCTACGCCGCCGAGCAGGCGGCGGCCTTCGAGCCCCCGGAGGCACGGGCCGAGGCGCTACGGCGGATGCTCGACCACTACCTGCACACCGCGCAGTCGGCCGGCTCCCTCGCCTACGCCGACGACGCCTCCTGGCCGGCCCTCGACCTCGGCGAGCCGGCTCCCGGCACGGCTCCTGAGCTCCCGGCCGACCGGGAGCGTGCGCTGGCCTGGTACCGGGAGGAGCAGCCGGTGCTCGAACAGGTCGTCGAGCGGGCCAGGCAGGCGGGATTCGACGACCATGTCTGGCAGTTGGCCGCCGTGCAGGTGTCCTACCTGCTCAAGTCCGGTCTCTGGCAGCAGTGGGAGCGGGTCAGCGAGGCGGCCCTGGCGGCGGCCGAGCGCAGCGGCGATCTCGCCCACCAGGCGCACGCGCACCGATGGCTCGGCCAGGTGCACCGCTCGCAGGGCCGCCAGCCGCAGGCCCACAGGGAACTGCGCAGTTCCCTCGACCTGTTCGCCGCCCTCGGCGACCGGGCCAGGCAGGGCAGGACCAGGCTCGACATCGCCATCACCCACGGCGAGGAGCACGCCTACGCCGAGGCGGTGGCCGAGTCCCGCCGGGCGCTCGAGCTCTTCGAGGAGCTCGGCGACCGCACGGGGCAGGCCCTCGCGCTCAACGGCGTCGGCTGGTACCTGACCTTCCTCGGGCGGCCGAGGGAGGCGCTCCCCTGGTGCCGCCGGGCCCTCGAGTTCGCCCGCGCGGACCGCAACCTGCCGGCGCAGTCCTCCGTCCTGGACAGCGTCGGCTTCATCCACCACCACCTCGGCGAGTACCGCGAGGCGCTGCCGGCGTACCAGGAGTCGCTGCGCCTGCGTCGGACGGTGGGCGACTACTTCCTCCAGGCCGAGATCCTCACCCACATCGGCGACACCCGGCTGGCCCTCGGCGAGACCGGGGCCGCCAGGCGCGCGTGGACGGAGAGCCTGGACATCCTCGACCGGCTCCAGCACCGCGACGCCGACGAGGTCCGCGCGCGGCTGGACGCCCTCGACCGGGCCGGCTCAGCGCCGGAGCCGGAGCCGGACTGA
- a CDS encoding DUF1707 SHOCT-like domain-containing protein, producing MVNESVRLPGLPVDGPVLRAGDVDRDRVAAVLADALATGHLDPDEHAQRLEAAYSARTLAELHPLTLDLPVSATELQPVVPPSARPVTALFSKVRRGGQLPVPPSSVARARWGKLVIDLRHAVFTRREVVIEAEALFGLVEIILPPEVRVYDEGSALFAKRVLPLGAVDGTAPDGPILRITGRAVLGQVRVRRAGDAKYPWREWR from the coding sequence GTGGTGAACGAGTCCGTCCGGCTTCCCGGGCTCCCGGTCGACGGTCCCGTGCTGCGCGCCGGTGACGTCGACCGGGACCGGGTCGCCGCCGTGCTGGCGGACGCGCTGGCGACCGGGCATCTCGACCCGGACGAGCACGCGCAGCGGCTGGAGGCCGCGTACTCCGCCCGCACGCTGGCCGAACTGCATCCGCTCACGCTGGACCTGCCGGTGTCGGCGACCGAGCTGCAGCCGGTCGTGCCGCCCAGCGCCCGCCCGGTGACGGCGCTGTTCAGCAAGGTGCGGCGGGGCGGACAGCTGCCCGTGCCGCCGAGCAGCGTGGCGCGGGCGCGCTGGGGCAAACTGGTGATCGACCTGCGGCACGCCGTCTTCACCCGGCGGGAGGTCGTGATCGAGGCGGAGGCGCTGTTCGGCCTGGTCGAGATCATCCTGCCGCCCGAGGTCCGGGTCTACGACGAGGGCAGCGCGCTCTTCGCCAAGCGGGTCCTGCCGCTGGGCGCGGTGGACGGCACGGCCCCGGACGGGCCGATCCTGCGGATCACCGGGCGCGCGGTGCTCGGTCAGGTGCGGGTGCGCCGCGCGGGTGACGCGAAGTACCCGTGGCGGGAGTGGCGTTGA
- a CDS encoding NCS1 family nucleobase:cation symporter-1 codes for MSSAAVPRTDPSATQLTYPDGRVALAGGVVLDDPRFANGDLAPVPVERRTWRTYNYLALWVGMAHCIPSWTLASGLVALGMDWKQAVLTIALANLIVLAPMLLTGHAGTKYGIPFPVFARASFGVRGANLPALVRAAVACCWFGIQTWIGGEGIYLLAGKVLGHRWLTASTISGTPWTQWLSFLLFWLVEIAVITRGMETLRRVENWAAPLVIVGALVLLGFMASKAGGFGPLLDQPSRLGWGSGFWKVFFPALMGMIGFWSTLSLNIPDFTRFGGSQRAQVRGQALGLPTTMTLFAVLSVLVTSGSQAVYGEPVWDPIALSARMSNVAGAVFALLVVMVATLSVNIAANVVSPAYDLSNLVPRFISFRTGALITGVIGIVIMPWKLIANPHVYIFTWLGFVGGLLGTVAGILIADYWFLRRTELALADLYRREGRYWFTGGWNLRAVLAFAVGGVLAVGGSYSTVVGGVKQGPFPADGLIPFLKPLADYGWAVGLASAFLLHALLGLGRRGRD; via the coding sequence GTGTCCTCAGCCGCAGTTCCGAGAACCGACCCGAGTGCGACGCAGCTGACGTATCCCGACGGCAGGGTGGCGCTGGCCGGGGGCGTCGTGCTGGACGACCCGCGCTTCGCCAACGGCGACCTGGCGCCGGTGCCGGTGGAGCGCCGGACCTGGCGCACCTACAACTACCTGGCGCTGTGGGTGGGCATGGCCCACTGCATTCCCTCCTGGACGCTGGCCTCGGGGCTGGTGGCGCTCGGGATGGACTGGAAGCAGGCCGTGCTGACCATCGCGCTGGCCAACCTGATCGTGCTGGCGCCGATGTTGCTGACCGGGCACGCCGGCACCAAGTACGGCATCCCGTTCCCGGTGTTCGCCCGGGCCTCGTTCGGGGTGCGCGGGGCGAACCTGCCGGCGCTGGTGCGGGCGGCGGTGGCCTGCTGCTGGTTCGGCATCCAGACCTGGATCGGCGGGGAGGGGATCTACCTGCTGGCGGGGAAGGTGCTGGGACACCGCTGGCTGACCGCCTCGACGATCTCCGGGACGCCGTGGACCCAGTGGCTGTCCTTCCTGCTCTTCTGGCTCGTCGAGATCGCGGTCATCACCCGCGGCATGGAGACCCTGCGCCGGGTGGAGAACTGGGCCGCGCCGCTGGTGATCGTCGGTGCGCTCGTGCTGCTCGGCTTCATGGCCTCGAAGGCGGGCGGCTTCGGTCCGCTGCTGGACCAGCCCTCGCGGCTGGGCTGGGGGAGCGGCTTCTGGAAGGTGTTCTTCCCCGCGCTGATGGGCATGATCGGCTTCTGGTCGACGCTGTCGCTGAACATCCCCGACTTCACCCGCTTCGGCGGCAGCCAGCGGGCCCAGGTCAGGGGCCAGGCCCTCGGGCTGCCGACGACCATGACGCTCTTCGCCGTCCTCTCGGTGCTGGTCACCTCGGGATCCCAGGCCGTCTACGGCGAGCCGGTCTGGGACCCGATCGCGCTCAGCGCGCGGATGAGCAACGTGGCCGGCGCGGTCTTCGCGCTGCTGGTCGTCATGGTGGCGACGCTGTCGGTGAACATCGCCGCGAATGTGGTCTCGCCCGCCTACGACCTGTCCAACCTGGTGCCACGGTTCATCAGTTTCCGTACCGGAGCGCTGATCACGGGCGTGATCGGCATCGTGATCATGCCGTGGAAGCTGATCGCCAACCCGCACGTCTACATCTTCACCTGGCTGGGCTTCGTCGGCGGCCTGCTGGGCACGGTGGCGGGCATCCTGATCGCCGACTACTGGTTCCTGCGCCGCACCGAGCTCGCGCTCGCGGACCTGTACCGGCGCGAGGGCCGCTACTGGTTCACCGGCGGCTGGAACCTGCGCGCGGTGCTCGCGTTCGCGGTCGGCGGCGTCCTGGCGGTCGGCGGCTCGTACTCCACGGTCGTCGGCGGCGTGAAGCAGGGCCCGTTCCCCGCGGACGGCCTGATCCCCTTCCTCAAGCCGCTGGCCGACTACGGCTGGGCGGTCGGCCTCGCCTCGGCCTTCCTGCTCCACGCCCTGCTCGGCCTCGGCCGCCGCGGTCGGGACTGA
- a CDS encoding glyceraldehyde-3-phosphate dehydrogenase, which produces MTVNEDLFTDWKNREEIAESMIPIIGRLQRERDVTVLLHSRSLVNRSVVSILKTHRFARQIAGEELSVTETFPFLQALTTLDLGPSQIDIGMLAATYKADDHGLSVEEFTAQAVAGAVGAEKRERRDSRDVVLYGFGRIGRLLARLLIEKAGSGNGLRLRAIVVRRSAGEDLVKRASLLRRDSIHGQFHGTITVDEATSTIIANGNAIKVIYSDDPTTVDYTEYGINDAILVDNTGKWRDREGLSKHLRPGIAKVVLTAPGKGDVPNIVHGVNHDTIKPDEQIISCASCTTNAIVPPLKAMEDEFGVLRGHVETVHSFTNDQNLLDNYHGADRRGRSAPLNMVITETGAASAVSKALPDLKAKITGSSIRVPVPDVSIAILNLQLARETTREEVLEHLREVSLTSPLKRQIDFTTAPDAVSSDFIGSRHASIVDAGATKVEGDNAILYLWYDNEFGYSCQVVRVVQHVSGVEYPTFPAPAV; this is translated from the coding sequence GTGACTGTCAACGAAGACCTGTTCACTGACTGGAAGAACCGCGAAGAGATCGCGGAGTCGATGATTCCGATCATCGGAAGGCTGCAGCGGGAGCGTGACGTCACCGTTCTGCTGCACAGCCGCTCCCTGGTCAACCGCTCGGTGGTCAGCATCCTCAAGACCCACCGCTTCGCGCGCCAGATAGCCGGCGAGGAGCTCTCGGTCACCGAGACCTTCCCCTTCCTGCAGGCGCTCACCACCCTCGACCTGGGCCCCTCCCAGATCGACATCGGCATGCTCGCCGCCACCTACAAGGCCGACGACCACGGCCTCTCGGTGGAGGAGTTCACCGCCCAGGCCGTCGCCGGCGCCGTCGGCGCCGAGAAGCGCGAGCGCCGCGACTCCCGCGACGTGGTCCTCTACGGCTTCGGCCGGATCGGCCGCCTGCTGGCCCGCCTGCTGATCGAGAAGGCCGGCTCGGGCAACGGCCTGCGTCTGCGCGCCATCGTGGTGCGCCGCAGCGCCGGCGAGGACCTGGTCAAGCGCGCCTCGCTGCTGCGCCGCGACTCGATCCACGGCCAGTTCCACGGCACCATCACCGTCGACGAGGCGACCAGCACGATCATCGCCAACGGCAACGCGATCAAGGTCATCTACTCCGACGACCCGACCACGGTCGACTACACGGAGTACGGCATCAACGACGCGATCCTGGTGGACAACACCGGCAAGTGGCGCGACCGCGAGGGCCTGTCGAAGCACCTGCGCCCCGGCATCGCCAAGGTCGTGCTGACCGCGCCGGGCAAGGGCGACGTCCCGAACATCGTGCACGGCGTCAACCACGACACGATCAAGCCGGACGAGCAGATCATCTCCTGCGCCTCCTGCACCACCAACGCGATCGTCCCGCCGCTGAAGGCGATGGAGGACGAGTTCGGCGTGCTCCGCGGCCACGTGGAGACGGTCCACTCCTTCACCAACGACCAGAACCTGCTGGACAACTACCACGGCGCCGACCGCCGCGGCCGTTCGGCCCCGCTGAACATGGTGATCACCGAGACCGGCGCCGCCTCCGCCGTGTCCAAGGCCCTGCCCGACCTCAAGGCGAAGATCACCGGCAGCTCGATCCGCGTGCCGGTGCCGGACGTCTCGATCGCCATCCTCAACCTCCAGCTGGCCAGGGAGACCACCCGCGAGGAGGTGCTCGAGCACCTGCGCGAGGTCTCGCTGACCTCCCCGCTGAAGCGCCAGATCGACTTCACCACCGCGCCCGACGCGGTCTCCAGCGACTTCATCGGCTCCCGCCACGCGTCGATCGTCGACGCCGGCGCGACCAAGGTCGAGGGCGACAACGCGATCCTCTACCTGTGGTACGACAACGAGTTCGGCTACTCCTGCCAGGTGGTCCGGGTCGTCCAGCACGTCTCCGGCGTCGAGTACCCGACCTTCCCGGCCCCGGCGGTCTGA
- a CDS encoding ABC transporter ATP-binding protein encodes MNAPDHREPAPGRSAVLLAVRYYARELTRLRRLTLPAMLLPAVGNIGIGYIAPLLVAKLVGRIAGTGGVSVGAALPYVIGFTGVLLVAEALWRIGLHCLNRLDALGIEHLYVIGMDELFAKDSAFFHDNFAGSLTKRVLSFASRFEETVDTLTFQVVGSLVPLVFGSVVLWRYDPMLVVALLTLIAVTALGVLPLIRRRQRLVDEREEAIARVSGHVADSLMNMDTVRAFAAEEREAAEHRSRVAESRRLSLRSWDYGNLRIDTLVAPMSVLTNALGLLLAIMLGGGRHGVEAIIVAFTYFSNATRIMFEFNQIYRRLESAMTEAAQFTELLLVPPTVVDPPSPEPLRTRAADVRFERVTFAHAGAEPLFEGLDLAVPSGSKIGLVGRSGGGKTTLTRLLLRMSDVDGGRILIGGQDISRLRQADLRSLTAYVPQDPAMFHRTLRDNIAFARPDATEAEIRRAAEAAHVTEFADALPEGFDTMVGERGVKLSGGQRQRVALARAILRDAPILLLDEATSALDSESELLVQEALWRLMEGRTALVVAHRLSTVAGMDRLVVLDRGRVVEQGTHQELLAADGAYAKLWQHQSGGFLDDTAAADTTPAPAPADAR; translated from the coding sequence ATGAATGCGCCGGACCACCGCGAGCCCGCGCCCGGCAGGAGCGCGGTGCTGCTCGCAGTTCGCTACTACGCAAGGGAGTTGACCCGACTCCGCAGGCTGACCCTACCCGCCATGCTGCTGCCGGCCGTGGGCAACATCGGCATCGGTTACATCGCTCCGCTGCTGGTCGCCAAGCTGGTCGGCCGGATCGCCGGCACCGGCGGCGTCTCCGTCGGCGCCGCGCTGCCCTACGTCATCGGCTTCACCGGCGTCCTGCTGGTCGCCGAGGCACTGTGGCGGATCGGGCTGCACTGCCTGAACCGACTGGACGCCCTCGGCATCGAGCACCTCTACGTCATCGGCATGGACGAGCTGTTCGCCAAGGACAGCGCCTTCTTCCACGACAACTTCGCCGGCTCGCTGACCAAGCGGGTGCTGAGCTTCGCCTCCCGTTTCGAGGAGACCGTCGACACGCTCACCTTCCAGGTGGTCGGCAGCCTGGTGCCGCTGGTCTTCGGCTCGGTGGTGCTGTGGCGCTACGACCCGATGCTGGTGGTCGCCCTGCTGACGCTGATCGCGGTGACCGCGCTCGGCGTGCTGCCGCTGATCCGGCGGCGTCAGCGGCTGGTCGACGAGCGCGAGGAGGCGATCGCCAGGGTGTCGGGCCACGTCGCCGACAGCCTGATGAACATGGACACGGTCCGGGCCTTCGCGGCCGAGGAGCGCGAGGCCGCCGAGCACCGCAGCCGGGTGGCCGAGTCCCGGCGGCTCTCGCTGCGCTCGTGGGACTACGGCAACCTGCGCATCGACACGCTGGTCGCGCCGATGTCCGTGCTGACGAACGCGCTGGGACTGCTGCTGGCGATCATGCTCGGCGGGGGCAGGCACGGGGTCGAGGCGATCATCGTCGCCTTCACCTACTTCTCCAACGCGACCCGGATCATGTTCGAGTTCAACCAGATCTACCGCCGCCTGGAGAGCGCGATGACGGAGGCCGCGCAGTTCACCGAGCTGCTGCTGGTCCCGCCGACGGTGGTCGACCCGCCCTCCCCCGAACCGCTGCGCACCCGAGCCGCCGACGTCCGCTTCGAGCGGGTGACCTTCGCCCACGCGGGCGCGGAGCCGCTCTTCGAGGGCCTGGACCTGGCGGTGCCCAGCGGGTCCAAGATCGGCCTGGTCGGCCGCTCCGGCGGCGGCAAGACGACGCTCACCAGACTGCTGCTGCGGATGTCGGACGTCGACGGCGGCCGGATCCTGATCGGCGGCCAGGACATCAGCAGGCTCCGCCAGGCGGACCTGCGCAGCCTGACCGCCTACGTGCCGCAGGATCCGGCGATGTTCCACCGGACCCTGCGCGACAACATCGCCTTCGCCCGTCCCGACGCCACCGAGGCCGAGATCCGCCGGGCGGCTGAGGCGGCGCACGTCACCGAGTTCGCCGACGCGCTGCCGGAGGGCTTCGACACCATGGTGGGCGAGCGCGGCGTGAAGCTCTCCGGCGGACAGCGCCAGCGGGTCGCGCTCGCCCGCGCGATCCTGCGGGACGCGCCGATCCTGCTGCTGGACGAGGCGACCAGCGCGCTGGACTCCGAAAGCGAACTGCTGGTCCAGGAGGCCCTGTGGCGGCTGATGGAGGGGCGGACGGCGCTGGTGGTGGCGCACCGGCTGAGCACGGTGGCCGGGATGGACCGGCTGGTCGTGCTCGACCGGGGCAGGGTCGTCGAACAGGGCACCCACCAGGAGCTGCTGGCGGCGGACGGCGCCTACGCCAAGCTCTGGCAGCACCAGTCCGGCGGTTTCCTCGACGACACCGCCGCGGCCGACACGACCCCCGCCCCGGCCCCGGCCGACGCGCGCTGA
- a CDS encoding Rv1733c family protein, producing MRPSTVNQLTRQTDRARSRLRLWQAVAVVAAVLGAVASGVLFHASEAGRAASERSTARPVTATTVADAPSVPARGRATAYLERAVVSVAWDFPAGVRHLARESVVAGTPAGSPVVVWVDPLGRPLGTPPGALDLVLGSALVGGGTLTVLGGLAVVGGRLLRLRLDRRDLRTWAEQWARVEPEWSGRRRHDAGDGGR from the coding sequence GTGCGCCCGTCGACCGTCAATCAGCTGACGCGGCAGACCGACCGCGCCCGGAGCCGGCTGCGCCTGTGGCAGGCGGTCGCGGTCGTCGCGGCGGTGCTCGGCGCGGTCGCCTCCGGCGTGCTGTTCCACGCGTCCGAGGCGGGCCGGGCGGCGTCGGAGCGGTCCACGGCCCGACCGGTCACCGCGACCACCGTGGCCGACGCTCCGTCGGTGCCGGCGCGCGGCCGGGCCACGGCCTACCTGGAGCGCGCTGTGGTGTCGGTCGCCTGGGACTTCCCCGCCGGGGTCCGGCACCTCGCACGGGAGTCGGTGGTGGCGGGCACTCCGGCCGGGTCGCCGGTGGTCGTCTGGGTCGACCCGCTCGGCCGCCCGCTGGGCACGCCGCCCGGCGCCCTGGACCTGGTCCTGGGCAGCGCCCTGGTCGGCGGCGGGACGCTCACCGTCCTGGGCGGCCTCGCCGTGGTCGGCGGTCGGCTGCTGCGGCTGCGGCTGGACCGCCGGGACCTGCGGACCTGGGCCGAGCAGTGGGCGCGCGTGGAGCCGGAGTGGTCCGGCCGCCGCCGCCACGACGCGGGCGACGGCGGCCGCTGA
- a CDS encoding YbhB/YbcL family Raf kinase inhibitor-like protein, whose amino-acid sequence MTLLGRLLVDRRAGETHLAWNLPNLQGPDLLSLTSVEFGDGDSMALPHCAKRVGGGDVSPQLSWTPPPAGTAQLLLVVEDVDVPIAKPAVHCVALVDPDIGRLEPGALAAKRPAAGVRVLRSTLGRGYHGPGPIKGHGPHRYVFQLFALAHPLGGDVTATPPDRARPRVLLPSVGSPVLGRGRLTGVYER is encoded by the coding sequence ATGACGCTGCTCGGACGACTCCTGGTCGACCGCCGGGCGGGCGAGACCCACCTGGCCTGGAACCTGCCCAATCTCCAGGGCCCCGACCTGCTCTCGCTCACCAGCGTGGAGTTCGGCGACGGCGACTCCATGGCGCTGCCGCACTGCGCGAAGCGCGTCGGCGGCGGCGACGTCTCGCCGCAGCTGTCGTGGACGCCGCCGCCGGCCGGCACCGCGCAGCTGCTGCTGGTCGTCGAGGACGTCGACGTCCCCATCGCCAAGCCCGCCGTGCACTGCGTCGCCCTGGTCGATCCGGACATCGGCCGGCTGGAGCCCGGCGCGCTGGCCGCGAAACGGCCCGCGGCCGGGGTGCGCGTGCTGCGCTCCACCCTCGGACGCGGCTACCACGGCCCCGGGCCGATCAAGGGGCACGGGCCGCACCGGTACGTCTTCCAACTGTTCGCCCTGGCCCACCCGCTGGGCGGGGACGTCACCGCGACCCCTCCGGACCGGGCCAGGCCCCGCGTGCTGCTGCCCTCGGTCGGCTCGCCCGTGCTCGGCCGGGGCCGACTGACCGGGGTCTACGAACGCTGA
- a CDS encoding isochorismatase family cysteine hydrolase, translating into MTLTVLDPTAALVVIDLQKGIVPAAGEEAAAVVKESARLAAEFRRHGLPVVLVNVDGVAPGRTEKGWSGRAQLPADWTELVAELDVRPTDHLITKRRRSAFHDTGLDTLLRDLGVTQVVLTGISTSSGVESTARSACDLGYHVVLVTDAMADPDPVCHRHSIERIFPKLGETATAAEVAEKARATR; encoded by the coding sequence GTGACACTGACAGTCCTCGATCCCACGGCCGCGCTGGTCGTGATCGACCTTCAGAAGGGCATCGTCCCCGCCGCCGGCGAGGAGGCGGCCGCCGTGGTCAAGGAGTCCGCGCGGCTGGCCGCCGAGTTCCGCCGGCACGGTCTACCCGTGGTCCTGGTCAACGTCGACGGCGTCGCGCCGGGACGCACCGAGAAGGGATGGTCGGGCAGGGCGCAGCTGCCCGCCGACTGGACCGAGCTGGTCGCGGAGCTCGACGTGCGGCCGACCGACCACCTGATCACCAAGCGGCGGCGCAGCGCCTTCCACGACACCGGCCTCGACACCCTGCTGCGGGACCTGGGCGTCACCCAGGTCGTCCTCACCGGGATCTCCACCAGCTCCGGCGTCGAGTCGACCGCGCGCTCGGCCTGCGACCTCGGCTACCACGTCGTGCTGGTCACCGACGCGATGGCCGACCCCGACCCCGTCTGCCACCGCCACAGCATCGAGCGGATCTTCCCCAAGCTGGGGGAGACCGCGACCGCCGCCGAGGTCGCCGAGAAGGCGCGGGCGACCCGATGA